A genomic segment from Propionibacteriaceae bacterium ZF39 encodes:
- a CDS encoding cobalamin B12-binding domain-containing protein yields the protein MDTAAPIRVVVAKPGLDGHDRGAKVVARALRDAGMEVIYTGLHQTPEQIVQTALAEDADAIGMSVLSGAHMTLFARVLELLKEADAADIVVFGGGIIPEDDRRPLAALGVAQVFTPGATMAEIVEWTRANVRSGSAVA from the coding sequence GTGGATACAGCTGCTCCGATTCGCGTCGTCGTTGCCAAGCCCGGACTGGATGGGCACGACCGTGGCGCCAAGGTTGTCGCACGAGCCCTGCGGGACGCCGGGATGGAGGTCATCTACACCGGACTGCACCAGACTCCGGAGCAGATCGTCCAGACCGCGCTCGCCGAGGATGCCGATGCGATCGGGATGTCGGTCCTTTCGGGGGCCCACATGACTCTCTTCGCGCGCGTGCTCGAGCTCCTCAAGGAGGCCGATGCCGCCGACATCGTCGTGTTCGGTGGCGGGATCATCCCCGAGGACGATCGCAGGCCGCTCGCCGCGCTGGGCGTCGCCCAGGTGTTCACTCCCGGGGCAACCATGGCCGAGATCGTCGAATGGACGCGAGCCAACGTGCGATCGGGCAGCGCGGTCGCCTGA